A genome region from Streptomyces pratensis includes the following:
- a CDS encoding immune inhibitor A domain-containing protein: MTTQRRALRATAVAVALAATAATASTFATAQADDKAPGSGTSVVDRRDPAPVKATEHDLEGPFSKEQDAQRQAALEQVLSGDKKVTSKGGSKVVKLGKSKYVELGRETTDKIFTILVEFGDKIDDTTMFDPDGEGPKPPVKKYGGTPGPLHNEIAEPDPAKDNSTAWQADYDQQHFQDLYFGQGKGKESLKTYYEKTSSGRYSVDGEVSDWVKVPYNEARYGSNYCGSTNCANVWDTVRDGVNAWVADQKAKGRTLDEIKADLAQYDAWDRYDFDGDGNFNEPDGYIDHFQLVHAGEDESAGGGAQGTDAIWAHRWYAYRTNAGATGPTGNKAGGAEIGDTGIWVGDYTAQPENGGLGVFAHEYAHDLGLPDLYDTSGGGENSVGFWSLMSAGSWLGTGDGEIGNLPGDMTAWDKLQLGWLDYDVAKAATKSTHKLGVAEYNTKDKQALVVQLPEKAVTTTVTKPAEGSKQWWSDMGDDLSNTLTRSVDLTGKSSASLDLSGWYDIEADYDYLYTEVSENGGTSWTALDGTADGKAIPRDASDKPALTDVSGAYKKLSFPLDAYAGKKIDLRFRYQTDGGAGGKGFAADALTVTADGSALFTDNAEGDDNGWTAKGFSRIGESFTNDYPQYYIAENRQYVSYDKTLEVGPYNFGFSTTRPDWVEHYSYQNGLMVWLWDTSQKDNNTSQHEGHGLILPVDSHAKPLKWTDGKLLRNKIQPFDAPFSWYPNKGFTLHNADVPLKIKPSLGVPVFDDRKGTYWYEENPTGSVKVSDTNTRISIVNEPLSGSTITVKVGPSGK; the protein is encoded by the coding sequence GTGACCACTCAGAGACGGGCGCTACGCGCCACCGCGGTAGCCGTGGCCCTGGCCGCCACCGCCGCGACGGCGTCCACCTTCGCCACCGCCCAGGCAGACGACAAGGCGCCGGGATCCGGCACCTCCGTCGTCGACCGGCGCGACCCCGCGCCGGTCAAGGCGACCGAGCACGACCTGGAAGGCCCCTTCAGCAAGGAACAGGACGCCCAGCGGCAGGCCGCGCTGGAGCAGGTCCTGTCCGGCGACAAGAAGGTCACCTCCAAGGGAGGTTCCAAGGTCGTCAAACTCGGCAAGAGCAAGTACGTCGAGCTGGGCCGCGAGACGACCGACAAGATCTTCACCATCCTCGTGGAGTTCGGCGACAAGATCGACGACACCACGATGTTCGACCCCGACGGCGAGGGACCGAAGCCGCCCGTCAAGAAGTACGGCGGCACACCCGGCCCGCTCCACAACGAGATAGCCGAGCCCGACCCGGCGAAGGACAACAGCACCGCCTGGCAGGCCGACTACGACCAGCAGCACTTCCAGGACCTGTACTTCGGCCAGGGCAAGGGCAAGGAATCGCTGAAGACGTACTACGAGAAGACGTCCTCCGGGCGCTACTCGGTCGACGGCGAGGTCTCGGACTGGGTCAAGGTCCCCTACAACGAAGCCCGTTACGGTTCCAACTACTGCGGCTCGACCAACTGCGCCAACGTCTGGGACACCGTCCGCGACGGCGTCAACGCCTGGGTCGCCGACCAGAAGGCCAAGGGCCGCACCCTCGACGAGATCAAGGCCGACCTCGCGCAGTACGACGCGTGGGACCGCTACGACTTCGACGGCGACGGCAACTTCAACGAGCCCGACGGCTACATCGACCACTTCCAGCTGGTCCACGCCGGCGAGGACGAGTCCGCCGGCGGCGGCGCCCAGGGCACCGACGCCATCTGGGCGCACCGCTGGTACGCGTACCGCACCAACGCCGGCGCTACCGGCCCCACGGGCAACAAGGCCGGCGGTGCCGAGATCGGCGACACCGGCATCTGGGTCGGCGACTACACCGCGCAGCCCGAGAACGGCGGCCTGGGTGTCTTCGCCCACGAGTACGCCCACGACCTCGGTCTCCCGGACCTGTACGACACCTCCGGCGGCGGCGAGAACTCCGTCGGTTTCTGGTCGCTCATGTCGGCGGGTTCCTGGCTCGGCACCGGCGACGGCGAGATAGGCAACCTCCCCGGCGACATGACCGCCTGGGACAAGCTCCAGCTCGGCTGGCTCGACTACGACGTGGCCAAGGCCGCCACGAAGTCGACCCACAAGCTGGGTGTCGCCGAGTACAACACCAAGGACAAGCAGGCGCTCGTCGTCCAGCTGCCCGAGAAGGCCGTCACCACCACGGTAACCAAGCCCGCCGAGGGCTCGAAGCAGTGGTGGAGCGACATGGGTGACGACCTGTCGAACACCCTGACCCGCTCGGTCGACCTCACCGGCAAGTCGTCCGCCTCGCTGGACCTGTCCGGCTGGTACGACATCGAGGCCGACTACGACTACCTCTACACCGAGGTGTCCGAGAACGGCGGCACCAGCTGGACCGCGCTCGACGGCACGGCCGACGGCAAGGCCATCCCGCGCGACGCCAGTGACAAGCCCGCCCTGACCGACGTCTCGGGCGCGTACAAGAAGCTCTCGTTCCCGCTGGACGCCTACGCGGGCAAGAAGATCGACCTCCGCTTCCGCTACCAGACGGACGGCGGCGCGGGCGGCAAGGGCTTCGCGGCCGACGCCCTCACGGTCACCGCCGACGGCTCCGCGCTCTTCACGGACAACGCCGAGGGCGACGACAACGGCTGGACCGCCAAGGGCTTCTCCCGGATCGGCGAGTCGTTCACCAACGACTACCCGCAGTACTACATCGCCGAGAACCGTCAGTACGTCTCGTACGACAAGACCCTCGAGGTCGGCCCGTACAACTTCGGCTTCTCCACCACGCGCCCCGACTGGGTCGAGCACTACTCGTACCAGAACGGCCTGATGGTGTGGCTCTGGGACACCTCCCAGAAGGACAACAACACCTCGCAGCACGAGGGCCACGGCCTGATCCTGCCGGTGGACTCCCACGCCAAGCCGCTGAAGTGGACGGACGGCAAGCTCCTGCGCAACAAGATCCAGCCGTTCGACGCGCCGTTCAGCTGGTACCCGAACAAGGGCTTCACGCTGCACAACGCGGATGTCCCGCTCAAGATCAAGCCGTCGCTGGGCGTGCCGGTCTTCGACGACCGCAAGGGCACGTACTGGTACGAGGAAAACCCGACAGGAAGTGTCAAGGTCTCTGACACCAACACCCGGATCTCCATCGTCAACGAGCCGCTCAGCGGCTCGACGATCACCGTGAAGGTCGGCCCCTCGGGCAAGTAA
- a CDS encoding RDD family protein, producing the protein MSNVPPPPPPDDDPFSKRPPQGPPPPSGGPPHDSGPPPPPPPNDPYGGGGPYGGADPLAGMPPLAEPGKRILARLIDFLIISIPLYLISLPFGGAVDVSDDGGNDDFGNAVGNAYTGHQLVWSLIGLVVYVAYDTYFTHKDGRTLGKRLLKMRVAMLNDGSVPDTSSSLMRAVVLWLPALLCCPCLWWLINIVLMFTDKPYRQGLQDKAGKTVVVTVP; encoded by the coding sequence ATGAGTAACGTTCCGCCGCCTCCGCCGCCCGACGACGACCCGTTCTCGAAGCGGCCGCCGCAGGGGCCGCCGCCTCCTTCGGGCGGTCCGCCCCACGACAGCGGGCCGCCTCCGCCCCCGCCGCCGAACGACCCGTACGGTGGCGGGGGTCCCTACGGTGGCGCGGATCCGCTGGCGGGCATGCCGCCGCTCGCCGAACCGGGCAAGCGGATCCTGGCGCGGCTGATCGACTTCCTCATCATCTCGATCCCGCTGTACCTGATCTCGCTGCCCTTCGGCGGGGCGGTCGACGTCTCGGACGACGGCGGCAACGACGACTTCGGCAACGCGGTGGGCAACGCCTACACCGGGCACCAGCTGGTCTGGTCGCTGATCGGCCTGGTGGTGTACGTCGCCTACGACACGTACTTCACCCACAAGGACGGGCGGACGCTGGGCAAGCGGCTGCTGAAGATGCGCGTGGCGATGCTCAACGACGGCTCGGTCCCCGACACGAGCTCCTCGCTGATGAGGGCCGTCGTGCTCTGGCTCCCGGCGCTGCTGTGCTGCCCGTGCCTGTGGTGGCTCATCAACATCGTGCTGATGTTCACGGACAAGCCCTACCGGCAGGGTCTGCAGGACAAGGCGGGCAAGACCGTCGTGGTCACCGTCCCCTGA
- a CDS encoding RDD family protein, which translates to MSAPTPAPGDERPREGYYPDPSIPGYVRYWNGASWVPGTSRPAPPQGETTPTAPPAPAAGAAPQPPAPVDETGPMYLDEVDVSGGDGVTGGGEADVTPGRPRPASAWQADTSRQTGFGGERDHRVSWGGPDPRVPEARALEPGTPPSTAPGPSAAPAEASAPADGAPAGSQGPSGSLRPGAPDPTRGALPGMRGGNDQVTDGTVTIRADRSGSGAGSRPPTDGTVTIRAVGPGTARPPRPREEGPAPADGTMAIRAVPPGGVPQPVAPAPSPTPPQAQAQAPGLNTPQAQAPGLNSPLTQGPGGGSASWPQQAHQLAQPERTARPQQHSPMAAQQQGVRPEQQQPVVPWKPPVEDPFQHLARSQASARPAALGKRLAARLLDTVVLGVVVGAVGFPLVTQALDHIDRKIEAAKMSGETVTVWLLDSTTAGLFGGVLAAFLVLGFLLEAVPTAKWGRTLGKKLCGIEVRDIESHDAPALGAALRRWLVYGVLGLIVVGVFNVLWCLIDRPWRQCWHDKAARTFVAGR; encoded by the coding sequence ATGAGCGCCCCAACCCCGGCACCCGGTGACGAACGCCCCCGCGAGGGGTACTACCCAGATCCCTCCATTCCCGGATACGTCCGGTACTGGAACGGGGCTTCGTGGGTCCCCGGCACGAGCCGCCCCGCGCCCCCGCAGGGTGAGACCACTCCCACGGCACCGCCTGCCCCGGCGGCCGGTGCGGCCCCGCAGCCGCCGGCCCCGGTCGACGAGACCGGGCCGATGTACCTCGACGAGGTCGACGTGTCCGGCGGGGACGGTGTGACCGGCGGCGGTGAGGCCGACGTGACGCCCGGCCGTCCCAGGCCGGCGTCCGCCTGGCAGGCGGACACCTCCCGGCAGACCGGATTCGGCGGTGAACGCGACCACCGGGTCTCGTGGGGCGGCCCGGATCCGCGCGTGCCCGAGGCCCGTGCGCTCGAACCCGGTACGCCGCCGTCCACGGCCCCCGGCCCGTCCGCGGCGCCTGCCGAGGCCTCCGCCCCGGCGGACGGCGCGCCCGCCGGCTCCCAGGGGCCCTCCGGTTCCCTGCGGCCCGGCGCACCCGACCCGACGCGTGGTGCCCTGCCCGGGATGCGTGGCGGCAACGACCAGGTGACGGACGGCACCGTCACCATCCGGGCCGACCGGTCCGGCAGCGGTGCCGGCTCCCGCCCGCCGACCGACGGAACGGTCACGATCCGCGCGGTGGGTCCCGGCACCGCCCGCCCGCCGCGTCCGCGTGAGGAGGGGCCGGCCCCCGCCGACGGGACGATGGCGATCCGCGCCGTGCCGCCCGGCGGCGTACCACAGCCCGTCGCCCCCGCACCCTCGCCGACCCCGCCGCAGGCGCAGGCGCAGGCGCCGGGGCTGAACACACCGCAGGCGCAGGCGCCGGGGCTGAACTCACCTCTGACGCAGGGGCCCGGCGGTGGGTCCGCGTCCTGGCCGCAGCAGGCCCACCAGCTCGCCCAGCCCGAGCGGACGGCCCGCCCGCAGCAGCACAGCCCCATGGCCGCGCAGCAGCAGGGCGTCAGGCCGGAGCAGCAGCAGCCCGTCGTGCCCTGGAAGCCGCCGGTGGAGGACCCGTTCCAGCACCTCGCCCGGTCCCAGGCCTCCGCCAGGCCCGCGGCGCTCGGCAAGCGGCTGGCGGCCCGGCTCCTCGACACGGTCGTTCTCGGCGTGGTCGTCGGAGCGGTCGGCTTCCCGCTGGTCACGCAGGCGCTGGACCACATCGACCGGAAGATCGAAGCGGCGAAGATGTCCGGTGAGACGGTCACCGTCTGGCTCCTGGACTCCACCACCGCCGGCCTGTTCGGCGGGGTGCTCGCCGCCTTCCTGGTCCTCGGCTTCCTCCTGGAGGCCGTGCCCACCGCCAAGTGGGGCCGCACGCTGGGCAAGAAGCTGTGCGGTATCGAGGTGCGGGACATCGAGTCGCACGACGCGCCGGCCCTGGGCGCCGCACTGCGCCGCTGGCTGGTGTACGGGGTGCTGGGCCTGATCGTCGTCGGCGTGTTCAACGTGCTCTGGTGCCTGATCGACCGCCCGTGGCGCCAGTGCTGGCACGACAAGGCGGCACGCACCTTCGTCGCAGGCCGGTAG
- a CDS encoding SsgA family sporulation/cell division regulator, which translates to MQNAVERELEVKLVLSPERSVPVPARLSYFTDDPYAVHITFHIGSESPVHWTFARELLVEGAFRPCGHGDVRIWPTKVEDQGVICVALTSPDGNALLEVPSAAVTAWVERTLVVVPPGTESTLLGLDGALAELLTPLPADDLWMGDPWSQDEPKDGEA; encoded by the coding sequence ATGCAGAACGCCGTGGAACGCGAGCTGGAAGTGAAGCTGGTCCTGTCGCCCGAACGGTCCGTACCCGTACCCGCCCGCCTCTCCTACTTCACCGACGACCCGTACGCCGTGCACATCACCTTCCACATCGGCTCCGAGTCGCCCGTGCACTGGACGTTCGCCCGCGAACTCCTCGTGGAGGGCGCCTTCCGGCCGTGCGGGCACGGGGACGTGCGGATCTGGCCGACCAAGGTCGAGGACCAGGGCGTCATCTGTGTCGCGCTCACCTCGCCCGACGGCAACGCCCTGCTGGAGGTGCCGTCGGCGGCGGTCACCGCCTGGGTGGAGCGCACCCTGGTGGTGGTGCCTCCGGGGACCGAGAGCACGCTGCTCGGACTGGACGGGGCCCTCGCCGAGCTGCTCACCCCGCTGCCGGCCGACGACCTGTGGATGGGCGACCCCTGGTCCCAGGACGAACCGAAGGACGGCGAGGCCTGA
- a CDS encoding FAD-binding oxidoreductase: protein MDALLERLRAGLPAEALITDPDVTASYAHDMASFCDAGDPAVVVLPRTVEEVQHVMRTATALRVPVVPQGARTGLSGAANASDGCIVLSLVKMDRILEISPVDRIAVVEPGVVNAVLSRAVDEHGLYYPPDPSSWETCTIGGNIGTASGGLCCVKYGVTAEYVLGLEVVLADGRLLNTGRRTAKGVAGYDLTRLFVGSEGSLGIVVKAVLALRPRPPQQLVLAAEFPSAAGACDAVCRIMERGHTPSLLELMDRTTVRAVNAMASMGLPETTEALLLCAFDTPDPAADLAAVGELCTEAGATEVVPAGDAAESALLLQARRLALPALETVRSATMIDDVCVPRSRLGEMIEGTAAVAERFGLTIGVCAHAGDGNTHPVVCFDHTDADESRRARESFDEIMALGLELGGTITGEHGVGVLKKEWLARELGEVGVELQRGIKAAFDPLGLLNPGKLF from the coding sequence ATGGACGCTCTCCTCGAACGACTGCGCGCGGGTCTTCCGGCCGAGGCACTCATCACGGACCCGGACGTCACCGCCTCGTACGCCCACGACATGGCGAGCTTCTGCGACGCGGGCGACCCCGCGGTCGTGGTGCTGCCGCGCACGGTCGAGGAGGTCCAGCACGTCATGCGGACCGCCACCGCCCTCCGGGTCCCCGTCGTCCCCCAGGGCGCGCGGACCGGGCTGTCGGGCGCCGCCAACGCCTCCGACGGCTGCATCGTGCTCTCCCTGGTGAAGATGGACCGGATCCTGGAGATCAGCCCGGTCGACCGGATCGCGGTCGTCGAACCGGGCGTCGTCAACGCCGTACTGTCGCGCGCCGTCGACGAGCACGGGCTGTACTACCCGCCGGACCCGTCGAGCTGGGAGACGTGCACGATCGGCGGCAACATCGGCACCGCGTCCGGTGGACTGTGCTGCGTCAAGTACGGCGTCACCGCCGAGTACGTCCTGGGCCTCGAAGTGGTCCTGGCCGACGGACGGCTGCTGAACACCGGGCGGCGTACCGCGAAGGGCGTCGCCGGATACGACCTCACCCGGCTCTTCGTAGGGTCGGAAGGCAGCCTCGGCATCGTCGTCAAGGCCGTCCTCGCGCTGCGGCCCCGGCCTCCGCAGCAGCTCGTGCTCGCCGCCGAGTTCCCCTCGGCGGCGGGCGCCTGCGACGCCGTGTGCCGGATCATGGAGCGCGGACACACCCCGTCACTCCTCGAACTGATGGACCGTACAACCGTGCGTGCCGTCAACGCGATGGCCTCCATGGGCCTCCCCGAGACGACCGAGGCACTGCTGCTCTGCGCCTTCGACACGCCCGACCCCGCGGCCGACCTCGCCGCGGTCGGGGAACTGTGCACCGAGGCAGGGGCCACCGAGGTCGTGCCCGCCGGGGACGCGGCCGAGTCCGCACTCCTGCTGCAGGCACGCCGTCTGGCCCTCCCCGCGCTGGAGACCGTCAGGTCCGCCACGATGATCGACGACGTGTGTGTGCCGCGCTCCCGCCTCGGCGAGATGATCGAGGGGACCGCCGCCGTCGCCGAACGGTTCGGTCTCACCATCGGCGTCTGCGCCCACGCGGGAGACGGCAACACCCACCCCGTCGTCTGCTTCGACCACACGGACGCCGACGAGTCCCGCAGGGCCCGCGAATCCTTCGACGAGATCATGGCGCTGGGCCTCGAACTGGGCGGCACCATCACCGGAGAACACGGGGTGGGCGTGCTGAAGAAGGAGTGGCTCGCCCGCGAACTGGGTGAGGTGGGCGTCGAGTTGCAGCGCGGCATCAAGGCCGCGTTCGACCCGCTCGGTCTGCTGAACCCCGGCAAGCTGTTCTGA
- a CDS encoding tetratricopeptide repeat protein, translating into MDAMPQQNPEPPPSTLPPQGATSVPPPPAPMRTTLRRAAFGAIAGAVLVTGAVIAVPDGAGKTEPPAPGPVARAEAAAAAGSPASLSDLTALIGDRQKWVETHPADAPSWAVLGTAYVEWGRRSADAAYYTRAEQALQRSLAAQPGERGNAEAWVGLGALANARNDFLAAKKWGETVRKRQPKSWTAYPVLIDAYNGLGEYAAAARATEKFGTLRKGAPALARTSEMYRNQGWREDALATAQEAADRATTPAEKSAALHRLGDLAAERGEPAHALAQYDAALRTDRGHLASLVGRARALVALGRTDEALADYRTATTKLPRPEYLLELGELYESLDLDGDARTQYTKLRDLLTQARTAGVNEALTEARFEADHGDPEAAVELLRAEWKAQRRSSAVADALGWSLHRAGRSEEGMQYAEQAVGTGVRNASYSYHLGVIESSLGQDGPARSHLEQALRTNPEFSPLAAPLAREALDTLGAPAAGGPAQMQPPEPEPSVEPEPEPAEEARPEPSPEPSREAKNEEDGKKAEEDGGAGSGPEPSRSAAPSGQEGPSAPASS; encoded by the coding sequence ATGGATGCCATGCCGCAGCAGAACCCGGAGCCACCCCCCTCCACCCTGCCGCCCCAGGGTGCGACGTCCGTCCCACCGCCTCCCGCGCCGATGCGCACCACGCTGCGCAGGGCGGCGTTCGGCGCGATCGCCGGAGCCGTGCTCGTGACCGGTGCGGTGATCGCCGTACCGGACGGGGCCGGGAAGACCGAACCGCCCGCGCCGGGACCCGTGGCGCGGGCCGAGGCCGCCGCGGCGGCGGGCTCCCCGGCGTCCCTCTCCGACCTGACCGCCCTCATCGGCGACCGGCAGAAGTGGGTGGAGACGCACCCCGCGGACGCCCCGTCCTGGGCGGTCCTCGGCACGGCGTACGTGGAATGGGGGCGGCGTTCCGCCGACGCGGCCTACTACACCCGGGCCGAGCAGGCCCTCCAGCGTTCGCTGGCCGCACAGCCGGGTGAGCGGGGGAACGCGGAGGCCTGGGTGGGGCTCGGGGCCCTCGCCAACGCCCGGAACGACTTCCTCGCCGCGAAGAAGTGGGGCGAGACGGTCCGCAAAAGGCAGCCGAAGAGCTGGACCGCGTACCCGGTGCTGATCGACGCCTACAACGGTCTCGGCGAGTACGCGGCGGCCGCCAGGGCCACCGAGAAGTTCGGCACCCTGCGCAAGGGCGCGCCGGCCCTGGCCAGGACGTCCGAGATGTACCGCAACCAGGGCTGGCGCGAGGACGCCCTGGCCACCGCCCAGGAGGCGGCGGACCGCGCGACCACGCCGGCCGAGAAGTCGGCCGCCCTGCACCGGCTCGGGGACCTCGCCGCGGAACGCGGGGAGCCTGCACACGCGCTCGCGCAGTACGACGCGGCCCTGCGCACGGACCGCGGCCATCTCGCCTCCCTCGTGGGCAGGGCGCGCGCCCTGGTGGCCCTGGGCCGCACGGACGAGGCGCTGGCGGACTACCGGACGGCGACGACGAAGCTGCCCCGCCCGGAGTACCTGCTCGAACTGGGTGAGCTGTACGAGTCACTGGATCTGGACGGCGACGCCCGCACCCAGTACACGAAGCTCCGCGACCTCCTCACACAGGCGAGGACGGCCGGGGTCAACGAGGCACTGACCGAGGCCCGCTTCGAGGCGGACCACGGCGACCCGGAGGCGGCGGTGGAGCTGCTGCGCGCCGAATGGAAGGCGCAGCGCCGCAGTTCCGCCGTCGCGGACGCCCTCGGCTGGTCGCTGCACCGGGCGGGCCGGAGCGAGGAGGGCATGCAGTACGCGGAGCAGGCGGTGGGGACGGGCGTAAGGAACGCCTCGTACTCCTACCACCTGGGGGTGATCGAGAGTTCCCTCGGCCAGGACGGCCCGGCCCGCAGCCATCTGGAGCAGGCCCTCCGCACGAACCCGGAGTTCTCACCGCTGGCCGCACCGCTGGCGCGGGAGGCGCTCGACACCCTGGGCGCGCCCGCGGCGGGCGGTCCGGCGCAGATGCAGCCGCCGGAGCCGGAGCCCTCCGTCGAGCCCGAGCCCGAGCCCGCGGAGGAAGCACGGCCGGAACCATCACCGGAGCCGTCACGGGAGGCCAAGAACGAGGAGGACGGGAAGAAGGCCGAGGAGGACGGCGGGGCCGGATCCGGTCCGGAGCCTTCCCGGTCGGCGGCCCCCTCCGGGCAGGAGGGGCCCAGCGCCCCGGCGTCGTCGTAG
- the hppD gene encoding 4-hydroxyphenylpyruvate dioxygenase, whose product MTETVHTTPDTARQADPFPVKGMDAVVFAVGNAKQAAHYYSTAFGMKLVAYSGPENGSRETASYVLTNGSARFVLTSVIKASTEWGTFLADHVHAHGDGVVDLAIEVPDARAAYAYAVEHGARGITEPYEVKDDHGTVVLAAIATYGKTRHTLVERGGYDGPYLPGYTAADPIVEPAAKRTFQAVDHCVGNVELGRMNEWVAFYNKVMGFTNMKEFVGDDIATEYSALMSKVVADGTLKVKFPINEPAIAKKKSQIDEYLEFYGGAGVQHIALATNDIVASVKAMRAAGVQFLDTPDSYYDTLGEWAGETRVPVETLRELKILVDRDEDGYLLQIFTKPVQDRPTVFFEMIERHGSMGFGKGNFKALFEAIEREQEKRGNL is encoded by the coding sequence ATGACTGAGACTGTGCACACCACCCCCGACACCGCCCGGCAGGCCGATCCCTTCCCGGTCAAGGGAATGGACGCGGTCGTCTTCGCGGTGGGCAACGCCAAGCAGGCGGCGCACTACTACTCGACCGCCTTCGGCATGAAGCTCGTCGCCTACTCCGGACCGGAGAACGGCAGCCGCGAGACCGCGAGTTACGTCCTGACCAACGGCTCCGCACGCTTCGTACTCACCTCTGTCATCAAGGCGTCCACCGAATGGGGCACCTTCCTCGCCGACCACGTGCACGCACACGGCGACGGTGTGGTCGACCTCGCCATCGAGGTCCCCGACGCCCGGGCGGCCTACGCGTACGCCGTCGAGCACGGCGCGCGGGGCATCACCGAGCCGTACGAGGTCAAGGACGACCACGGCACGGTCGTGCTGGCCGCCATCGCCACGTACGGGAAGACCCGCCACACGCTGGTCGAGCGCGGCGGCTACGACGGGCCCTACCTCCCCGGCTACACCGCCGCGGACCCGATCGTCGAGCCGGCCGCCAAGAGGACCTTCCAGGCCGTCGACCACTGCGTCGGCAACGTCGAGCTGGGCCGGATGAACGAGTGGGTGGCCTTCTACAACAAGGTCATGGGCTTCACCAACATGAAGGAGTTCGTCGGCGACGACATCGCCACCGAGTACTCCGCCCTGATGTCGAAGGTCGTCGCCGACGGCACGCTCAAGGTGAAGTTCCCCATCAACGAGCCGGCGATCGCGAAGAAGAAGTCGCAGATCGACGAGTACCTGGAGTTCTACGGCGGTGCGGGCGTCCAGCACATCGCGCTCGCCACGAACGACATCGTCGCGTCGGTGAAGGCGATGCGCGCGGCCGGCGTGCAGTTCCTGGACACCCCGGACTCCTACTACGACACCCTGGGTGAGTGGGCGGGCGAGACCCGCGTGCCCGTGGAGACACTGCGCGAGCTGAAGATCCTCGTCGACCGTGACGAGGACGGATACCTGCTGCAGATCTTCACCAAGCCGGTCCAGGACCGCCCGACGGTCTTCTTCGAGATGATCGAGCGGCACGGCTCCATGGGCTTCGGCAAGGGCAACTTCAAGGCCCTGTTCGAGGCGATCGAGCGCGAGCAGGAGAAGCGCGGCAACCTGTAG
- a CDS encoding Lrp/AsnC family transcriptional regulator yields MGIDRLDGRLIVLLAREPRIGVLEASRRLGVARGTVQARLDRLQSNGVIRGFGPDVDPAALGYPVTAFATLEIKQGQGTDVRAHLSGVPEVLELHTTTGHGDMLCRLVARSNADLQRVIDLVVGFDGIVRASTAIVMENPVALRIIPLVEQAAQDTD; encoded by the coding sequence ATGGGCATCGACCGACTGGACGGCCGGCTCATCGTGCTGCTGGCCCGCGAGCCCCGTATCGGTGTGCTCGAGGCGTCGCGGCGGCTCGGGGTGGCGCGCGGGACGGTGCAGGCGCGCCTCGACCGGCTTCAGTCCAATGGCGTCATCCGCGGATTCGGCCCGGACGTGGACCCGGCGGCGCTCGGCTATCCCGTCACCGCGTTCGCCACGCTGGAGATCAAGCAGGGGCAAGGAACGGACGTACGGGCCCATTTGAGTGGCGTGCCCGAGGTGCTGGAACTGCACACCACGACCGGGCACGGGGACATGCTCTGCCGGCTCGTCGCCCGCTCGAACGCCGATCTCCAGCGGGTGATCGACCTGGTCGTGGGCTTTGATGGCATCGTCCGGGCCTCCACGGCGATCGTCATGGAAAATCCGGTGGCCCTGCGTATTATCCCGCTGGTTGAGCAGGCTGCACAGGACACCGACTGA
- a CDS encoding ABC transporter permease, translated as MNFWEYLGTRHQQLLTDTYQHASAVFQCMVIATLLGVLIGVVSYRSGWGGSLAITSTSAILTIPSLAAIGLLIPLVGLGVPPTVIILTLYGLLPIVRNCIVGLRGVDPSLVDAAKGIGMSRTRRLLKVELPLAWPPILTGIRVSTQMLMGIAAIAAYASGPGLGNEIFRGLASLGSANAINQVLAGTIGIVILALLFDAAYVLLGRLTISRGIRA; from the coding sequence GTGAACTTCTGGGAGTATTTGGGCACCAGGCATCAACAGCTGCTCACGGATACCTATCAGCACGCCAGCGCCGTCTTCCAGTGCATGGTCATCGCCACCCTCCTCGGCGTCCTGATCGGTGTCGTCAGTTACCGGAGCGGCTGGGGCGGCTCCCTGGCGATCACGTCCACCTCGGCGATCCTCACCATCCCCTCGCTCGCGGCGATCGGCCTGCTGATCCCGCTCGTCGGCCTCGGGGTCCCGCCCACGGTGATCATCCTGACCCTGTACGGGCTGCTGCCCATCGTCCGCAACTGCATCGTCGGACTGCGAGGGGTCGATCCGTCCCTCGTCGACGCGGCGAAGGGCATCGGGATGTCCCGGACGAGGCGGCTGCTCAAGGTGGAACTGCCGCTCGCGTGGCCGCCCATCCTCACCGGCATCCGTGTCTCCACCCAGATGCTGATGGGCATCGCCGCCATCGCCGCGTACGCCTCGGGCCCCGGTCTCGGCAACGAGATCTTCCGCGGGCTCGCCTCACTCGGAAGCGCCAACGCCATCAACCAGGTCCTCGCCGGCACGATCGGCATCGTCATTCTCGCTCTGCTCTTCGACGCCGCGTACGTACTGCTCGGGCGGCTCACCATCTCCAGGGGGATCCGTGCCTGA